From the genome of Holophagales bacterium:
GACGCGCGGGTGTCGGCGCTCCTTCGCGAGGAGCCCGGGGACGTGATCGTCACGGCCGTCGGCGACATGATCTTCAACGAGCGGATCAGCCACCTGAAGGAACCGGAGCGGAAGAACCTGCTCCGGATTCTCCAGGAGTCCGACGTGGCGATCGGGAATCTCGAGTTCTCTCTCAACGAGCGGCCGGAGCTGCAGAAGGTCTTCTACAACTTCCGGGCGCCGCGCGACTTCGCCTGGGAGGTCGCCGCGACCGGCATCAACCTCGTGAGCATGGCGAACAACCACGCGCTCGACTTCGGCGCGGAAGGTCTGAAGGAGTGCCTGCGGGCGCTCGACCTTTCGGGGATCGCGCACGCCGGCGCCGGACGGACGCTCGCCGAGGCGCACCAACCCGGGACGAAGAGAGTCCAGGGTCAGAAGGAGCGGCTCGCCCTCCTCTCCTACATGCGCTACTGGACGGATCGCGACCGGTGCGCCGACCCGTCCGGCCCCTGCCTCGCGACGATCAACCCTGCCGAAGTTCTCGTCGCCGGCGAGGGCGGGAAGGTCGAAACCGTCGAGGGGCCGCTCGCGGCCGACGTGAAGACGATGGAGGAGGACGTCCTCCTCGCGAAGCGGCGGCACGGCACCGTGATGGTCTCACTCCACGTCCACGACGTGAGCCACTCGCGGGCCTACGGCATCCAGGACACGACGCCCCCGAACGACCAGATCTCCTTCCGGAAGGCGATCGACGCCGGGGCCGACGCCGTCCTCGGCAGCGGGCCGCACGTCCTTCGCGGCATCGAGCTGCGAAACGGGAAGCCGATCTTCTACAGCCTCAGCAACTTCATCTACCAGTACCGGACTCCGAAGGTCATCCCCACGGACCTCCCCCACCAGCGCGACTCGGAGGTTGCCCGCCCGCCGAACGTCTCCGTCTGGGACCGCCGCGACCCCCGCGAGGTGATGGAAAGCGTCGTCGCCCGGATGACGTACCGCGACGGGAAGATCCGGAAGCTGGAGCTGATCCCCGTGACGATCGACGACGAGGGGCCACTTTACGGCGTCCCGCGACTGGCGCCGACGCACCGCGCCAGGGAGATCGTCGCGCTCCTCCAACGCCTCTCGGCCCCCTACGGCACGAGGATCGCGCTGAAGGAGTGGTACGGCGAGGTCGAGCTGCCGAAGGCCGGCGACTGACCTGCTGCTTGACGAGCACCACCCGGCGGTTCTTCGCTTGACATCCATTACCACATACTGATATAGTGATGGTATGTGCCATCCTGTTCGCTGCCAGAGATGCGGAAAGCCGACGTGGGCCGGTTGTGGCCGCCACGTCGAGGAAGCCCTCGCCAACGTCCCGAAGGCCCAGCGTTGCGACTGCCCCCCGGAGGCTTCCTTCATCCGGCGTCTCTTCAGCCAGTCCGGCAAGTGACGCTGCGGGCCGGCGCGGAGCCGGGCCGCCGGCCCTGGCGGTCCGCCAGGCGCCAGGCGGGCTACGCACGAGGCCGTGCCGAACCCGTCAGCGCAGCCGCTCGCTCCTGAGCGTGTACTTCTGCAGCCGGTCAGGGACCACCTCGACTCCGATCCCTGCCCCGCGCGGCACCTCGATGAAGCCTTCGTCGTCCAGGACGACCGCCGGCTCGACGAGGTCCTCGTGGAAGTACCGGCTCGTCTCCGACGTGTCACCCGGCAGCGTGAAGCCGTCGAGCGTCTGCAGGTGGATGTTCACCGCTCGGCCGATCCCGGTCTCGTCCATACCGCCCGACCAGACGGGGACGCCGCACGAAGCCGCGTGGCGGAGGATCCGGAGCGACTCCAGGAGCCCGCCGACGCGTCCCTGTTTCAGGTTGAGGATCCGGCAGCCGCCCAGGGCGATCGCCGCCTTCGCGTCGGCGAGATCGTGGATCGACTCGTCGAGGCAGAGCGGTGTCGCGAGCTGCTTCTGCAGGGCCGCGTGCTCGTAGAAATCGCTGTACGAGAGCGGCTGCTCGATCATCGTGAGACCGAACGCGTCGAGTCGCGCGAGGTGGGCGGCGTCCTCCGGCCGGTAGTCGCCATTGGCGTCGGCCATGAGCGGAATCTCGGGGAAGCGCTCCCTCACCGCGGCCACGTAGTCGACGTCCTTCCCCCTCTTCACCTTCACCTTGACCCGGTGGTAGCCCTTCGCGACCGCGGCCTCGACCTCCTTCACGAGATCGGCCGGGGTCTCCTGGAGCCCGAGGCTGATCCCCGACGAGATCCGCTTGCGCGGTCCGCCGAGGAGCTCGTGGAGCGGGACCCCCCCGCCTTCGCGACGAGGTCGACGAGCGCATTCTCGACCGTCGCCTTCGCCATCCGGTTCCCGCGCACGTGCTGGAAACGGGAATCGACCTCTCCGAGCGTCATCCCCGCCTCGACGAGCGGCAGGAGGAACTCGGTCACGATGTGCCGGGCCGACGTCGTCGTCTCGGCGGCGTAGAACGGGTCGGGGTCGGCGACGCACTCGCCCCATCCGACGACGCCGCCCGCCTCCACGCGGAGAACCAGCGCCTCCTTGCACGTCCAGGTGGCCGAGCTGATCGAGAAGGGCTGGACGAACGGAAGGCGGACGAGGAGGAGGTCGACCCTCCCGATCGCCGGGATCCGCTCGGCCTCGAGCGGGAAGGCCGCGGCCGCCTCGCCGGGGCCGGTTCATCGCGAAGCCGCGGCCGCCGGAGTGGCCCCTCTCAGCACCCTGAGGACCGGGATCCCGCCGTCCGCGGCGACGAGCGCCCGGAACACCGGGTACTGCCAGAGACCGTACATCGCCGACGGCTCGAGGAGGATCGCGGCCCGCATGGCGGCCTCGCCCTCGAGAGGAACGTAGAGGCTCCCCGCCGCGAGCTCCGTCTCCCGGACGTCGCCGCGCTTCACGATCGTCCGCCCGCCGTAGCGGCCATAGACGTCGTCGAACTTGTCCTCCACGCGCAGGAGCGTCCACGTCTCGGTCTCGACCGTCCGCGCTGCGGCGAGAGTCTCGAACGGAATGCCGTGGCGCGTCAGGAGCGCCCCGATCTCGCCGGCCGCCGTCGGGTCGACCGCATAGCCGAGCGGCGTCGGAACGCTCCGCTTCACCGCCACGTCGGTCATGAGGTTCGCGGTCGGGACCTTCAGCACCCTCCCCGTCGCCACGTCGACGACCGGGAAATCGGTCACCGTCCCCCGCAGGTTGACCCAGATCGCATCGGAAGGGAGAAACGCCGGAAGGGCGAGCTTCCGCGCGCGCTCGACGACGGCGCGATCCTCGGCCCTGCGTCCGGCTCCCTCGAGGAAGCGCCGGAAGAGGACGAGATACGCGTCGACGCGCTTCCCGAGGTCGCCCGAAGGGTTCTTCGCACTGTGGCGAACGGCCGCCTCGATGATGAAAGAGAGCCCGCCGTACGCGCCGATACCGTTGAGGCCTCCGTCGGTGTCGATCGCAGAGTGGCGCTGCTCGTCCTCCGGCGGGGCCCCGCCGACCCAGTAACGCAGGAAGCGGTGCCCCGCCTTCTCCTCCACCTCGGCCGATTCGTCGACCCACCGGCGCGCCGCCGCGATCCTCTCCGCGTCGAAGTGCGGGTTGTTCAGGCCGTCCATCGTGATGTCGGGCCACTTCTCCCAGCCCTTCTTCGTCCACTCCTGGGAGTCGCGGCCGAACTCGTGCGCGTCGACGGCGAGGTGCGGCCGCAGCCGCCGCGCGACGCGATGGAGCGCCTGCGTCTCGGGCTGCAGCAGCGTCACGTGGTCCCGGTTCAGGTCGGCGCCGGCTCCGTTCCGGCGCGTTCCCGCCACGGCGCCGTCCGGGTTCACCATCGGCATCACCCAGAGGTCGACGTCCGCGGGGAGCCGCGACGGATCGCGGACGATGTCGCGGATCAGGTAGAGGAGAGCGTCCTTGCCGGAGACCTCGTCGCCGTGCTGCTGCGCGTAGAAAAAGATCCGGAACGGGGCGTCGGCGCGGTGCGCCGCGTGGACGAGGTAGAGCGACCGCCCCTTCGCCGTCTTTCCCTCGACCGAGACGCGGACGGGACCCTTCCCGTCGACGCTCGAAAGGAACGCCTCCATCCCGGCATAGGACGTCGACGTCGCGAGCGTCCGGTGGTCCTCGGGGAGGCTTCCGGGCGCGGCCGACAGCGGGCCGACGGCTATGGACGCCGCCACGAGGGCGGAAGAGAGGAGGCCGCCTCGGGAAGTGGAGCTCATCGCCGCGCCCCTTTCAGAACGGCCCCCAGTGCGTCAGCACCGGCGGGACGAGAAGGAGGAACGCCAGGACCATCAGCGTCAGCATGAGCGGCAGGAACCAGCGCGCCCACTTCTCCCACGGGATCTTCGCCATGCCGAGGACGCCCATCGTCACGGCCGACGTCGGGAGGATCGGGTTCACCAGCTCGCAGAGCTGGTAGGCGTAGACCATCGTCTGGCGCGTCAGGCCGACGAGGTCGGCGAGCGGCGCCATGATCGGCATCGTGAGCGCCGCCTGGGCCGTCCCGGAGTGGATGAAGAAGTTGATGACGCACTGGACGAGGAACATCACCTGCGCGGCCACGATCCCGGGCAGGAGCGAGATGAGCCCCGAGCTGTGGAAGAGGATCGTGTCGAGGACCTTCGCTTCCTTCGCGATGATGAGGAGAGCCCGGCCGCACGCGATGATCAGCGCGACGTTGACCATGTCCTTCGCTCCCGCGACGAAGGCGGTCGCGATCGCGTTCGACTTCAGGCCCGCGACGATCCCCATCACGAGCCCCATGGCGAGGAAGAGGGCGCCGATCTCCTCGATGAACCACTGCTGCTTCAGGATCCCCCAGACGAGGACGCCCATCGCCGCGACGAAGAGGGAGAGGACGAGGAGCCGTCGCGAGGTCCACGGCTCCACGGCTCCCGACCCCTCGAAGGCGTTCCGATCACGGGCCTGGTCGATGTCGAAGACGGGGCTGATCTCGGGGCGGCGCTTGACGCGCGCGGCGTAGACCATCACCCACGCGATCATGACGCCCGTCGTCACGAACCAGGTCGCGACCCGGTAGCCGAGGCCCGAGTAGAGCGGAAGGCCGACGAGCCCCTGCGCGATGCCGACGGTGAAGGGGTTGAAGAAGGCCGCGCCAAAGCCCGCCGCCGCGCCGAGGAACGGGATCGCGACGCCGACGATCGAGTCGTACCCGAGCGAGAGCGCCAGCGGGATGCAGATGACGATGAACGGGATGACCTCCTCGGACATCCCGAAGACCGAGCCGGCCAGCGAGAAGACCGCCATCAGGACCGGGATGACGAGCTTCTCCAGAAACGGCCGCGACGCCAGCGCGGCGGTGATCTTCCGGATCGCGAACTCGATCGTCCCGGTCGCCTGGATGACGCTGAACGCGCCGCCGATGGCGAGGAGGAAACCGATGATGAGCGCGCCGTCGAGGAAGCCCCGGAACGGGGCGACGACCAGCCACTGCGGCCCGAGCCAGATCTTCTCGACCTGCTGGTACGTGCCGGGCACCGTCACCTGCCGCCCCGCCTTCTCCACCGTCTGGTACGTCCCCGAGGGGAGAAGCCACGACAGGACGAGGACGAAGACGATGAGGCTCCCGACGATCACCAGGGTGTGGGGCATCTTGAAGGTGCGCCCGTTCTCTTTCGCGGCCTCGGCCATCGGTGGGGTGCCTCCTCGCACTGTCTCGCTTTGGCGCCTTCTTCCGGGAACCGACCGCCCCGCGGGGCTCCGGAGAGGGCCACCGATCATAAAGTCGAAGGGCCCTCTCCGACCCTCCCGCAGACAATCTTTCCGGGACCGCTCCTCGGACGGAGAACGGCAGCAGGAACGGGGCACCGGCCACGCCGGGCGGTTCGGGCGCCTACTTCAGAACGAAGGCGGCCCGGGTGAGCGACTCGCCCGGCTTCGGCTCGGCCGCCGCCGCCGGATCCACGAGAAAGACGCGGTCCGGCGCGACCTGGCCAGGTCCGAGGAGGCGCTCCTTCACGACGGTGGCCCGGGCGAGCGCGAGCTGCCGCAGGTCGTCCGGCGTGACCACGAGGTTGGCGAGCATCAGCTTCTCCATTTCCTCGGGCGGGATCTGCTTGACGAGCCCGAGCGCCGTTCTCGGCTTGGGGAAACGCTCCTTCCTGTACGCACGCTCGAGGTACTCGGGCCACTCTTCCTTCGAGACGACGACCTCGTCGACGGACGCCGCCGGCGTTCCCGCCTTCGCGAGCTCTTCGGCCTTTCGCACCTTCACCTTCCGTTCGTAAAGGAGCCTCTGGAGCCCCTCGGCGTCCTTCGCCGCGTCCACCTTCCCCTCGACCTCGAGCTTCAGGGCCGGGCGCTTCCCGAGCGCCGCCGCGAGGGCGTCGAGCCGCTTCACTGCCTCGCCGTCCAGGCTCGAAGCGCCCGGCGCGAAGTCTACGAACGAGAGCTCCGGCCCGCCGCCGCCGAGGCGTCCGAGCAGGGCGAACGGGGAGAGGACCGCCTTCTTCAAGACGTTCCCGATGATCTTCCAGACGATCGGGCCGACCCGGAACTTCGGGTCGTCGACGGAGCCCGAGATCGGAACGTCGAGC
Proteins encoded in this window:
- a CDS encoding CapA family protein, which translates into the protein MTLVVLLLALVVGGGVAGAPPPAVPSAPAPGWDQGRSVYERRVRPAEAPEKVDWDARVSALLREEPGDVIVTAVGDMIFNERISHLKEPERKNLLRILQESDVAIGNLEFSLNERPELQKVFYNFRAPRDFAWEVAATGINLVSMANNHALDFGAEGLKECLRALDLSGIAHAGAGRTLAEAHQPGTKRVQGQKERLALLSYMRYWTDRDRCADPSGPCLATINPAEVLVAGEGGKVETVEGPLAADVKTMEEDVLLAKRRHGTVMVSLHVHDVSHSRAYGIQDTTPPNDQISFRKAIDAGADAVLGSGPHVLRGIELRNGKPIFYSLSNFIYQYRTPKVIPTDLPHQRDSEVARPPNVSVWDRRDPREVMESVVARMTYRDGKIRKLELIPVTIDDEGPLYGVPRLAPTHRAREIVALLQRLSAPYGTRIALKEWYGEVELPKAGD
- the menC gene encoding o-succinylbenzoate synthase, which gives rise to MKEVEAAVAKGYHRVKVKVKRGKDVDYVAAVRERFPEIPLMADANGDYRPEDAAHLARLDAFGLTMIEQPLSYSDFYEHAALQKQLATPLCLDESIHDLADAKAAIALGGCRILNLKQGRVGGLLESLRILRHAASCGVPVWSGGMDETGIGRAVNIHLQTLDGFTLPGDTSETSRYFHEDLVEPAVVLDDEGFIEVPRGAGIGVEVVPDRLQKYTLRSERLR
- the yfcC gene encoding putative basic amino acid antiporter YfcC yields the protein MAEAAKENGRTFKMPHTLVIVGSLIVFVLVLSWLLPSGTYQTVEKAGRQVTVPGTYQQVEKIWLGPQWLVVAPFRGFLDGALIIGFLLAIGGAFSVIQATGTIEFAIRKITAALASRPFLEKLVIPVLMAVFSLAGSVFGMSEEVIPFIVICIPLALSLGYDSIVGVAIPFLGAAAGFGAAFFNPFTVGIAQGLVGLPLYSGLGYRVATWFVTTGVMIAWVMVYAARVKRRPEISPVFDIDQARDRNAFEGSGAVEPWTSRRLLVLSLFVAAMGVLVWGILKQQWFIEEIGALFLAMGLVMGIVAGLKSNAIATAFVAGAKDMVNVALIIACGRALLIIAKEAKVLDTILFHSSGLISLLPGIVAAQVMFLVQCVINFFIHSGTAQAALTMPIMAPLADLVGLTRQTMVYAYQLCELVNPILPTSAVTMGVLGMAKIPWEKWARWFLPLMLTLMVLAFLLLVPPVLTHWGPF